The window TTTAACTAATCAGTTGACTCAGAAATTGAGAGCTTATGATATATTAAGAGATTTGGCAATCAATGATGTCAAACAAGTGAAGTCTTTGTTGCTGCAGGTTCATGGAGTGGACCGTCTATCATGACCATTTTGTGTTTCGGGACTCTAAGTAGTCCCGAAGGGGGGAATGAAGTGTATGGACTCATACAAAATGGAGGAACAGGCCTTACTATTTCATTTGAGTACACAGCTACGTAAGTTCATCAAGTGCATAATTGTTGCGCGCACCTCCGTGCAAGGCACAGTGatacactgaaaaataaaacacttaacatgaccaaataaggtagatttgatagGAGACATCCTTAAAGTTAGAGCATATCTCTTGGCTTTACGCCTGGACAAGTGGCCTTGAACAGCCTTTAAAAGTAAGGGACTTTCTCTCCAAGGGGAGAGAGTTTTCCATCTGGCGAATTGACACATTCTTTCCGGaaagatgcatcttttctgtaaatttgaaatggacctgatgacagaaataaagatttctttgttcgactaagtccgtgtcagcagacttcttcagcactcatttctacatcggcTCGGCAACCTCCTCTCATATacttgtagcagtcacagtgccgtgtggattaagagtttttcaaactttgacaaaaccaacattcctgtgggggatgtttacgtatgtggataaaaaccaggtcttcattttctttccacaaaggaaaagagacagaaactgcctaatttacgacaaccttctacccttttgaaagtttttcaacagacgcttgcaataaaaattgggataaactcgaatgaacaaagaacctttctgttggagatgtgggagacttactatcttatcttcaccatgaatcgaagttgacactttaacacccttttTCCACCAgagaccgaccagatggctacacacgaactgagaagacttcactaagactcacttttagtcgaatcttaaaactatattaaatgtgtttgataaccgtatacaatttctttcaggtttccagcttgatcacaagacgcatatagagacaatttgtacgattctggcttaaatattgacaaagaactgattttggtggaaaatgcccaacctgcctgatggaaccacattgccccctagtggtctgcagtgttgattagttgaacatttaaatcccagaggactcagtaaaatggacaagatatatgcaactagtaacttctaacgatgtcccttcggtatctatttggtatttgtttggtatccccattgttaacacaggaaattaacattgtgtggttcactattcatatgtcacgatttcatagatattcatctgaattttgaaagtcataatcatcaattacgttgtgtgttattttgatgtctttatattgcaagtctatgttatatctttaatctgcatatcttaacaagatgtggtgttttcagaatcaccgagacaaatgttctatgagacagagtaatggagaaataagagtttctttgtctcatccagaaatccccacataaaacagatcaccttacacagacacccaggcagacattcaccacagttcatgcatatcattggctgaaagagtagtgtaagcttacgtcacgccccgcctccgagaatcaaaacccggagcccgcgaaaaacacacaggctcttgttccagaagagtttcaacccagagtttcagatcAGAACAGAGataacagttgctcagagagagttggagatgatttgagaagaagagaagagctcaccagagtttgggagttttcccataatctcaggagagagcggaaggacgtgaggatgagcgatgcagaggacgaccggaaggaagccctccagaacccagtgagaccccggagacgagaaagaaagacccgaacaaagacaagaacagaatgaagttttcctaccaagaagccaactccaaacaaccttttattaatcttctgtgaacttaagtttacttcatcagagaagcaacggaccaactctggcACTCGAGGATTTGAtaatctaaccacagccctcggcaccatcgttcccgtttcccagtgaaagaagcaactgagaagtccgctaaagtcagccaccacaaccaggaaggcccagagagcggaagagaaatcccctcggaccccgcgtggccgctgccgtgttccgagctgactaagcagaacttcagcacagtaagaccgacctgttttcaccttaaagtgggtttgatggatgtctcgaggctttcacagaatgatacattaatccgaaatgtcagtatttagcgtcaaatagtcagccaacccaaactatttgaatacatccagtatctccccattccccatattttattttcctttcactaagtgttttatataattacccatattcaatgcatctcctgtttgttttaaaggttcatgttttggtcatatcattttaataaatagttcatatatctatatatatgttataatcacagattgtgtcgtatgctttctttacgtaatgtttgtccaaccaaacgagaactttcacgaaagtagcgagatatgagactgattattaattgattattaaattgattattaatttaacataccagaatcgtaagattttaacagttttcctccctgactgtaacttaaagcaagtaaaatataggtaggtggtgcccttaattcgaggtttaaggtttatttgagacagtgagaacgtcttataaatccttatatttgatgatataaatgcccaataacgctacatacTACAGCATACTACAACATAGATTATAACTTATTTATATTTACTTAGTTATAACTATAACTCTTTTCAATTTGTCCCTATTTATCTCCGCTCCCCCCTTCTGTCGTTTAATACCTCCTCCTGGTCCtcgattcatttttttaaaattgttgTAAGTAATCCATCCACGACATCTACCGTCCCCGTTTATCTCTTACTTTGACCAACAAGCTACAGAATGTTGAATCTTCTACGTTCTATTTTTGTTTGGCGGGAGCCGGGTAAATGAAATTCCCACAAGGCAGTGCTTTACTCCAGTTGtctcaaacacatacaaaatatAGATACATTACTTTTAATGTATATGTACGAAGATatattaagataaaataaaataatgtaatgtaaattaaCCATAATAAAACGAAAAGGTGCCATTGAAAGGTCAGAAAGAAGGAACTTTTAGTATGACGAGGGAGCGTGATGACCGACCGTGACTGCGGGGCCGTGATGAGCATTGTCAGGGCCTCGGCCCTTCGGGCATGTGCCCGAATGCCAGACCGCTCAGTCCGTGCCTGAACaccttgattattttctttttcagacattctgttgtagattccATTGTCCTGTTGCATAACATTTTTTgagaacattgggcctcatgcaagaacattttcatatttttattctaaatttctcttacttttttcgtaagaaggtctcatacgaacacgccacgtcagattcaacaagccctcttaacttcggaaaaagtgtgtaaacgacctgcgtaaataaTGAATCCCACTCCTGCGTATCTAAGTGCACATGCACgtggatagtagatttgcatactccacgccctaaattataccatataaggctacgctCCCTCgcccctgtgccaggaagtgttgagtgttgagtcatgagaatgacatcaaggtgcaaaaataacaactttacgggctctgagattgaagttttgctttcagagatccagaaaggaaaatctgtcatttttagcagtgtcagcagtggaattacgggacctgctaaagcgaagaaatgggaagcaattacgagtgctgttaataccaggtcaccgaaataaaagaaataaatggtttgatatgaaaatggcttaaaaaaaacgtctcgccctgggcaggcgctcgatgactgcaactaaagccgtgcaatcagttgttgcctcatcatgatgacACTTTgttggggtggtccatgaggggggtcttcagGCACCAAActttctggtctgcctgggctggttcaggttgtaggagaccatcgttcatggcgcaatattgccatgaacgaggtatcgagacacacccacctggccttcagctcagtgcgctccacaacagcacgggggctttgatgcgtatatgtgtctcgtgctccaattatgattggcagtccagccacgggatgaaagtccctcttaatttgtacttgtttaacAGCgatgtatgggaatttgatgtaccatgggtgataaactgatgagagctttgatgaccaaggggagcgcacgactcacagaggactgggacacccccgatctgtctccaatctccctctgaaaggttccagtggccaaaaacccaagggtggtgaggacctggacatgtggtggaatcgggtttgatcggcgtgtttctctctggagttgtggctctaacaagctgcatatttgcagcagcacagtccttgggaatcttaatcgcgatgtcagccattcgtctgtctccacacggtctcttccaagagcctgacgcactaaggcatccaaaagtagcaagacagccgctggttacgcttcccgttatatacagattcaaatgaaccttcaattagtgcacaatttaagtcaaacagaataatgtcagcataattatggggtataatgtatatttatttaggtttgcttcaaagtaattaaatatacatccattagtcaagcaaacttgatttgaataacagcggactattttacaaaactcctacgacaggtctcgatcactcgtaaattctgtgcgtacctgaaagaaaacgtaaaatacgaaaagattggtgaatgcgcaaattctcttaaattactcgtacggacgatttaagaacaaatctgtgcgtacgaacggttcttgcatgaggctcaTTGTTAAATCTTTGAATCtaatttagatatttttttctGGGTTTTTGTTGTCCTTAGTGCAGATGATGATGCCTCAGTGACGCAAGATGCAACAGGAAGAGAAGAGCCTCCTGGCTGCATGAAAAGACTGCGATCTAATTGGAAACTTCTTTTGGTCATAATTTTGAGTGTATTTTTTTCTACCATGACCAGCGTCACTTTGTATAATATCACCTTGTTGTCAGGTGAAAATATCCAGCTGAGAAGACTCTTAAAAAGCACATTGCAAGAAAAAACGCAGTTGCAGAAGGAGATCAAAGTGCTGAACATGCTCATAAATTCAACGCTGGAAGACTCCAACCTCATCGAAGAGCAGAACCAACAACTGAATCGGGCTTTGAATAAATCAATGCTTCTCATCATCACGATGGctactgcagaaaaaaaaagattgcacTCGCTGTTAAATTACGAACGGCAAACAACGGCAGAGTTGAggacaaaaaaatcaacagCAGCATTCAATCTTGTCCTCAGACAAACTGTCCTTCCTGTGGAATCTCTGCGACAAAGACACGCTGCAGTGCTCGTTCTGTATGTCTGGTTGGGCTGAGCACGCTTTCTGTCCCAAGACACAGAAAATTGGCAAAATGCTCGCAAGTTTTGTTTAGATAATATGGGGGACTTGGCTGTTGCTATGAATGCTCAAGACCAAGCATTCTTGACCAACATGACTTTTCAGTATGTAATAAAACATCCTCACGAAGACTTCCATTCAGCCTGGATTGGGATGCAAGACCTGGTGAAGGAGGGCATCTACCACTGGGTCAGCGGGGACAGGGTTACATGGAATGATGGTTTCAACTTCTGGAAGGAAGGGGGGCCAAATAACACCATCGCTACCTGGGACAAGCATGAGGCAGGGCAGGACTGTGTTGCCATCGTGCCCCCAAAAGAGGTTGGAACAGATGGCTGGCTTAACTCCTGGGATGACATTGTTTGTGGTGGCCTTCAACCACTACCTGTGTGAGACACCAGCCTTAATTTTGCCGTGACTGAaagacctgttttttttttttcttgcatatcttcttttgttcccacagccataaggctttataacagtgactgctgagttcttctcaaattgattgattgatttttattaatttgtttattttgccatttagtcatttattattatttagttagcagtagtattattattgttgttttattgttgttaattcaatcattgtaaatatttaaataaatgttgagctacttgacgaatttgaatttcccccattgggggataaataaagtatttttctatttctattctatttctattcttcaGTCAAGATATCCTAATGAACTCTGGCCCTTTTCCTGTGTATTGTGCCATAAAACTGAAGGGGAACGCTGTTAGTCAGAGGCAAGGCTGACCTACCAGCTACCATGTAAGAGTTGGCATCAAACACAGCATCAACAGCCTACTTGACCTCTTGACTTTGAAATAATTTTTTGACtttttaataaagtattttgaatttaattgaagcTCGCTCCTGTTTTCACATGTCTTAACATGGATTTTTTTCGGCAAAGTTCTGCCGAAGTATGCATTGCCGAAAAATGCATCCCCTGCTGGTCCCGCGAATGGGGATGCACTTTTCGGCAAAACGGCGTCCGCTGAGTGTCGTTGGCGCTCAGATCCTGGCCTGCAGAAACTGCTGCTCCTTGGTTGGTTGGCGCGTGGGTAGGCACCGGGTTGATTGGCAAGTCAGTAAGCAACGTGCTGATTGGCTATGTACTCAGGCGTCAAAACAGGGTTCTACTTGTAATTTGAGTTTTGTAAACTTGTAACTTCAGAGTCGCACTTGAAGGTGagaaatgtgtgtgtctgtcggaTTTAGTTTTATacatacacaaactatttttagaactccaaaactttgttacatatgctcaaactatttttacaacttcaaaactttgttacatatgctcaaactatttttacaacttcaaaactttattACACATGGGAACATCATTGTACAAGTGCAAAATCTTTCTGACCCTTATTTGATCCCATATTTCCTCAGCACCAACAGAGGAGTAGATGTCGCTGGCTGCTGCCGGACTTCTACCTGCTGCCGGACTTCTACCTGCACAACGCTGCCCCCTTGTGGAAATTCGGAGCACTAACGTCCCTCTACGCTTATTGTGGGAAGATGTCTTTCCTTTCAATACCTTTCCTACCTTGAATGGCCTAATCCAgtgctttttttcctttgttttttttcccgctTTGTCACACGTTACACAAGAAATTCAAAACAATTTGCAGCTtgatttctaaaaaaaacttcaaatgtaATGCGTGTTCAcagggattttttattttgatttaattttgcCCAAATGACAGCCACACGAAAAGCTATAGCTTTGTCAAATAGACACACCTAGTTAAAGACCTTTTAAAATCAGCTGCTCCAGTGTGAGTtacttaaaatgtattttaagtgTTTTTCAATTGTCTTGAACAAATAAGTTAGTAATCCATGGAATGGATTGTCCTTTTTGATTGTCCTcttgtctatctatctatctatctatctatctatctatctatctatctatctatccgtaTAACAgctacaaataaaataaaattctgaaGCAATTAGAACTTATCCAATAGAGAGATGGCAACAGAATGGTTTGTGGTCATCACATTAACAGAACAGAACCGAGCCaaacctgtttttgttttttttggccaaAGCGAAATACATCTTAAACAAGTAGTTGATGGTGACGTACGCAGGTGAGCTACAGACGCACCCCACACCCAGCAGTTTGGAAACCTGTTGACGGCATCGGTTCATAGTCATCAGATATTTCTCCCTTTTGATTCAAAGTTTCAACATCCTATGAGTATTGTTGTCTCTGAGTTACTGTCACACAAACATTAGTTGAATTTTGCACATGCCCCAACGGGGCTGCGGTAAACATCTTTGTTTACATCTCTGCCACTAATTTTAGAAAATGAGGAGTGAGTATAAATAGCCTGCTGACTAGTTTTACTGACATTGACCCCTAGctagcagctttttaccatctaaaaaacattgccagaatcaaaggaagtGTCTAAACCAGCCTTAGAAAGACtcatccatgcgtttgtctccagcaggttagactactgtaacggcctgctcactgggctctctaaatgggctgtaagacagctgcagtacatccagaacgctgctgcgttctgactagaaccaggaaatacgaccatattagtccagtgctcaggtctctgcactggcttcctgtcgctcagagaatagactttaaaaacagctctgcttgtgtacaagtttCTTCATGGTCTtgcaccaaagtacatctctgacatgttagagccatatgaaccaactcgggctctgagaacctcagggaggggtctcctgctggtgctcagagtcaggactaaacaaggtgaggctgcgtttcagttttatgctcctaacatctggaacagccttccagaagatgagacaggcctcaactctgacgatgtttaaatccaggctgaaaacagttctatatagctgtgcatatgacacctgaaagtattttatctgcactcttcccttttaatttaattagttcatgattattttcatgttttacgGAATGATTTTGCCTtcatgtgattttatgtagctgtaaagcactttgaactgccttgtgtacgaattgtgctctacaaataaacttgctttGCCGAGCTGGAAAATCAAACTTAACCATTCGCTGGGTAGCTGGGGATTGAATGAATGGCGATTAGGCTACTGTTAAGAGCAAATTTTGCTCAGTCAAAAATCTACCTATAGGCTCACTTTGGTTTATGCAAACAATGTAATTCTTCCTCCAAAATGCTGCTTTGAGGCAGCTTATATCtatccatctgtgtgtgtgtgtgtgtgtgtatatatatatatatatatatacacacacacacacacacaattatttattttttgtccctACTGGTGTAGTTGTTTGGTTTGCAACAAAATGTGCTCAATTATTAGCTGGGCCTTAACTCCTcgcctttcttttgtttttttttaaagtaatccTTTGGTCATCATCACTCATACACGGCCGCCATCTTTCACAGAATTCACAATCCAACAAGCAGAAAGGTTAAAAACAACCCGATTACACGAACAATCTCATTAACTATGTAATTGGCCCCTCACTTGACATGTTTTATTATTGCTGTTGAAAACATACATTTCATAAAACGAATCCTGAATTCATAACAatttaaacagaaacaaacaaaacaaaaatatatatatattttttctcagCTAAACCAAATCTTTTAAAACACACAACATCATGCACCGACTCTGCTGGAGCTTGCGGTCATCACGAAAACAAGTGTTGAACAAACAAAGGGTGACGACTTTTAACAAATCTCTTGCGCCGCTTTTGAAGTTAGAAATTTGGCACGTTCAGCCAATCCTATTCTACCGTGTAAACGGACATTTTACTGATCCCAGTTGCTCGAGATACAGGTGAAACACAGACGCACTGCATCTACCTCTGCCTGGTGACTTGAATACATTCTGCATAACGGTGAAGAGTGTAACAAggacaatgtaaaaaaaacaaacaaaaaaaaggattgaATTCTTCTCCATCCTGCAGCTTCACACTCCATCTCCGGTGCCAGTGTAATGTCTGCCAGGACACCCGAACCTCTTAACCATGCTCCTGAGAGAGTGCACATCCCTGACGCTAAAATACAGTATGGTTAAGGTCAAAAAGACACTTTTTGATTAAAGCCTTGAGAATGAGGTGAGCCTGCAAAGCAGCAATGAATTCTGTGTTCTTAATTAAAGTCCAGCTAGTGGGAAAAGTTGATGTCAGAGTGATGGATGCAACATGCCGACAGGGGATGTCGTCTCCCTGCTCTTTGCCAGTTCCTCTGAAACGTCTCGCCGTGCAGGACATAACACTGTGAGACAGACGAGTTCTGATAGGATTGCATGCCGAGCACACTACTGGATCCCGCACAGCCCGGCTCAATGCTTGCTTTAGATGTTGGATGCTGGATTTGAACAAATGGGGCGACAAGAAACATGCTCCAGCTTCCTGATAAAGGGAACAGCTGTCCCTCTCCGCTTGCAGCACGTTGTGTGTCCTTTTTTCAGTGTGTCCAAAGTGAGGGTCACAGGTGGCAGTGCTGACCCTCTGGTGTCCAACCAGAGTCAACACAGCTGATCTGGCAGAGAGGGCTCTTCCCATGGGACAGTCGCTCATCTTATGGCCAGTGGTGTttcaggagaaaagaaaaaataataaaatctcTTCCCTTAGGCTGGCTACCTTCCTTTGAGCCGAGACAACCTAAGAATACAGACACAcaaataaagcattttttttgGTAGAAttcatgtaaaacaaaaaaaaaaaaaaaaaaaaaaacataaaaaggatCCAACTTGAGTTTAAAATCAGTCTCTTACTTTTTGACTAAAATATCTCTGTGAGAGGGAGGCTGCAACAGCTTCCACTTTGTAGCATTTTCCCCCACCATGTCGCAGACGGGGTAGTGTTCACACTGCTTCAACAGACGCGTCTAGTCATTCCAGGTACCCCTCAAACACATCCAGCTCCGTGTCTGTGTCGTAGGGGACAGAGGCCGGGTCGGACAGCACCCCGAGGTCCACCAGCGCCTGGTCCATATCCTCAGGCAGAAATACTATACCCACATTCAGGACGATATACTCCATCAGAAAGGCATAGTAGAGGATGAGGACGTTCACAAAGAACAGGCCCAAATAAAACATATATGGGAGTTCGTCCAAGAGCGATTCCACCGAATCTAGCTGGGCATAAACTGGGTGTGTCATAGAAAAGAAAGATAGCCACGAGTTCCTGTGTATGGATGTCTTGGATGCGGTGGTCGAACTGTTGTTTGTACCACTAGAAATCAGTTTGGGGTGATGGGGCTGACGCGTCCATTTCGGGTAGTCCCGTCCTATAACGGCGAATGAAGAAGCTTTTCGGTGGCAGTTTTTATCTGTACGGTCCAGATGAAAACAATAGGGAAGCAGGTAGACTAAACGACGCAATGTTCATTGCGAATAATAACCCGTCGGAAAGTGTTAATATGTCAACTTGGCTCGCTCGAAGACTTCTTGACATTGGTTCCTTGGTTTTGTAGAATTCACGCCATGCCAGCTGGCTTGGGCTAAAAACAGTAGCATGCAAGGTTAGCCGAGACAAACGCGAACATTCTACACACAAATTCCTGGGAGTTTTCTTAAACGCATCCCCGGTCGAAGCGCGATATTCAGACACACGTGCTTCTAACAAATTTTAACGGATAATTGTCGCTTCTAACATGTTTGCTAACCGCATCAAAACAGAGCCGACCACAAAACGACGCTTGAAGCCTCAGAATATGATTGGCTCACTGATTAGCAAACCCTACTCTGATTGGTTTTTGAGATGTCAATCGGTGTCGTGATTGTGACGAAATTCTAGTCGCGGGTTTTAATCGTCATCGTCACTAGTAACACTAAACGTTGTAGTTTCCCCCGTCGCTTTCTCTTTGAGGCCTCGATGGACAAGATGCGCGGAGAGAACAACAACTCCCATACACCATTCATAAGCTGAAGGCGTTACGCAATGACCCCCACAGTGCTgctatctccgcctgtcacccTCTGTTTGCTAAGAAGATATCCGCACGGGAGAGTGGGTGCTATGGATAGGTGCAGCCACTAACCTTTACAAAATTACGTGCCCGGCGAAGCAACAGCCCCCTTTAGATCGCAAACATGTTTGGCCGGTCACGGAGTTGGGTCGGAGGACAGGGAAAAACGAAAAACATCCactccttggaccatttgaagtGAGTAGTTAGCATCACTTAAGCTAATGTTAGCCACTATTATCACCAGTTGAAAACGACTGCCGGCGTTAACATTAGCTCAATTGCTAACGATTTAAATAACAATAGACACGTCAACTAATTACTTTCCCATTTAGATGATAATAAAGTTTTCTGTGGTTCTGTTTTTGTCACCTCTGGTTAGACTAAATATAAGCTAGCACGTAAACGTTGCTGGCAGTCTTTGCTAATAGTTTTGAACAAAGTCAGTGCATTATGTTGTTAGATATGTTGTTAGACATTATATCCACGACCATCTGAAAACCTGGGCATCTACACCTCAAGAGTCTGCACGGGTCTTCTTCATTCCGGCTAATTAGACCATGGAGCAGGTTGAACTGGGCTATGCTGCAAATGATCTGGGTTGCTGGATTTCACGTACTTAAGAGGGGCTAAACTTCAGGTCGTCCCACCCCAATAGGTGCACCGtcaaagctgcggtcggcaacttttttttagtcatattagcttgaactgtcatgggattctggaagtagaatattaaataggctgtttaggaaaaataacgaattctgtagctccctctgaagcctgtaatcatgcttgctaaaaccgagcgctcccggctgtttttaaccaatcaagttagggtggaggaatcctacttgtcaatcacagcttgtgcacacgctggtgagcgtgagtctgccccagcttgtgtgcgctcacactggtgtgaactcacgtgcacaacctcgtccacagagggggaggggtttggggggcgattcggagcttgttagaggttgggggagggacctgaaagttgtatcagttcgaattttccgactttagactcgctattctgaaaacctgccgactgcagctttaagaataAGTGGAAATTCATGTGTGGGTGCACCCAGGTGTGGTGGCTATCACGGTCCCCTTTTTGGACACCATGTTGACAAGAAATAATGTAGACATCCAGATGAGGTTTAGTTTAACTCACTGTATAAAGTTTTCATGAAGACAAATTCCTCATAGGCCGGAAACCTCAATGGAACTGAGGCTTTCATTGTAAAACTGATTTAATCGATCAGACGGGTGGAACAGCTTCCTCATATGTGCCTGGATCACTGCAGAATGTGTCGTTACTGTTTAGTTTAAAAGATGGGCAGACAAGCGGAGGCCTTTAAAACTATCTATAGCTGAGGAAACGGATTATCTTAAAAGTGGCGTCCTAAAGagatatgaaaaacaaaattgGCAAAGACCTGAcgcaggacctgagagatgcatttgACACTTCACCTGACCCATCTGCTGTTCAACCAAacttcatcagaaatggtcttattggaagggtggctgtcaagaaagCCTTTCtgaaggaagggaaacagggagaaaaggcttcaagaagcctggagtgTTATTCCTGAAgaatacttaaagaaatgacaagaaagctcgTCTACCTCGTTTGTGTTGAA is drawn from Odontesthes bonariensis isolate fOdoBon6 chromosome 21, fOdoBon6.hap1, whole genome shotgun sequence and contains these coding sequences:
- the dexi gene encoding dexamethasone-induced protein homolog, yielding MTHPVYAQLDSVESLLDELPYMFYLGLFFVNVLILYYAFLMEYIVLNVGIVFLPEDMDQALVDLGVLSDPASVPYDTDTELDVFEGYLE